In Aliarcobacter faecis, a genomic segment contains:
- a CDS encoding metal-sulfur cluster assembly factor translates to MNEIFNKEEIKEKIIENLKKVYDPEIPVDIYNLGLIYNIELEERENYLFCEIDMTLTSPACPVADSLLEQVRYVAMAVDEVDEAKVNLVFEPVWEPFMMSEDAKEIMGASGAAISW, encoded by the coding sequence ATGAATGAGATTTTTAATAAAGAAGAGATAAAAGAGAAAATTATAGAGAATTTAAAAAAGGTTTATGACCCAGAAATTCCTGTAGATATTTATAATTTAGGACTTATATATAATATTGAGCTTGAAGAGAGAGAAAATTATCTCTTTTGTGAGATAGATATGACGCTTACAAGCCCTGCTTGTCCAGTTGCAGATAGTTTACTTGAGCAAGTAAGATATGTAGCTATGGCAGTTGATGAAGTCGATGAAGCTAAAGTAAATTTAGTTTTTGAACCTGTGTGGGAACCATTTATGATGAGTGAAGATGCAAAAGAGATTATGGGAGCAAGTGGAGCTGCTATCTCTTGGTAA
- a CDS encoding helix-turn-helix domain-containing protein, which yields MTKYDFSGEEIEEFYKIVGKNVRKYRLLRGLTQLDLSFEMGNKSVSLVSACEPCTNGKHFNIEHLYKISKILDIKIEKFFEINDN from the coding sequence GTGACAAAATATGATTTTTCGGGCGAAGAAATAGAAGAATTTTATAAAATTGTTGGAAAAAATGTAAGAAAATATAGGCTTTTAAGAGGTTTAACTCAATTAGATTTATCTTTTGAGATGGGGAATAAATCTGTTAGTTTAGTTTCTGCTTGTGAACCTTGTACAAACGGAAAGCATTTTAATATCGAACATTTATATAAAATTAGTAAAATTCTTGATATTAAAATAGAGAAATTTTTTGAAATAAATGATAATTAA
- a CDS encoding HDOD domain-containing protein, protein MLNKIIKKIDNLPPLPQTITKIEEFRKKPEKDSEELLKIIEKDALIVSTLLKIANSAMFGFRSKVETPSRIINLLGINFTIYITINETIQNLLKTDLEPYQITADDFMEASNIASIFANVWLSKIDNESKEEMILASLLQETGKFILAELIISNNKTKEFIDLINSGEDLTKIEQEILETTTSKTTAEIFKHWKLSSNLVKMIEFVDDIENCEEEYKQKAQILNIIKTICNPKELFTEKSIEKALFKSDKYNFDKKLLAESIIFVRDRINKVNY, encoded by the coding sequence ATGTTAAATAAAATAATTAAGAAGATAGATAATTTACCACCTCTACCTCAAACCATAACAAAAATTGAAGAATTTAGAAAAAAGCCCGAAAAAGATTCAGAAGAGTTACTAAAAATAATTGAAAAAGATGCTTTAATTGTCTCAACTTTACTAAAAATTGCAAACTCTGCAATGTTTGGTTTTCGCTCTAAAGTTGAAACTCCAAGTAGAATAATAAATTTATTAGGAATAAATTTTACAATTTATATTACAATAAATGAGACTATACAAAATCTTTTAAAAACAGACTTAGAACCTTATCAAATTACTGCTGATGATTTTATGGAAGCTTCTAATATAGCATCAATTTTTGCAAATGTTTGGTTATCAAAAATAGATAATGAGTCAAAAGAAGAGATGATATTAGCCTCTTTACTACAAGAGACGGGAAAATTTATCTTAGCAGAGTTAATAATTTCAAATAACAAAACAAAAGAGTTTATAGATTTAATTAATAGTGGAGAAGATTTAACAAAAATTGAACAAGAAATTTTAGAAACAACTACCTCTAAAACAACAGCAGAAATTTTTAAACATTGGAAATTAAGTTCAAACTTAGTAAAAATGATTGAATTTGTTGATGATATAGAAAATTGTGAAGAAGAGTATAAACAAAAAGCTCAAATATTAAATATTATTAAAACTATTTGTAATCCAAAAGAGTTATTTACAGAAAAAAGTATAGAAAAAGCCCTATTTAAATCTGATAAATATAATTTTGATAAAAAACTTTTAGCTGAATCAATTATTTTTGTTAGAGATAGAATTAACAAAGTTAACTATTAA
- a CDS encoding HDOD domain-containing protein, which produces MLNKIIKKIDNLPPLPQTIIKIEEFRKKPEKDSEELLKIIEKDALIVSTLLKIANSAMFGFRSKVETPSRIINLLGINFTIYITINETIQNILKTDLEPYQITADDFMEASNIASIFANVWLSKIDNESKEEMILASLLQETGKFILAELIISNNKTKEFIDLINSGEDLTKIEQEILETTTSKTTAEIFKHWKLSSNLVKMIEFVDDIENCEEEYKQKAQILNIIKTVCNPKELFTEKSIEKALFKSDKYNFDKKLLAESIIFVRDKIRGVN; this is translated from the coding sequence TTGTTAAATAAAATAATTAAAAAGATAGATAATCTACCACCTCTACCTCAAACCATAATAAAAATTGAAGAATTTAGGAAAAAACCTGAAAAAGATTCAGAAGAGCTACTAAAAATAATTGAAAAAGATGCTTTAATTGTCTCAACTTTACTAAAAATTGCAAACTCTGCAATGTTCGGTTTTCGTTCTAAAGTTGAAACTCCAAGTAGAATAATAAATTTATTAGGAATAAATTTTACAATTTATATTACAATAAATGAAACTATACAAAATATTTTAAAAACAGACTTAGAACCTTACCAAATTACTGCTGATGATTTTATGGAAGCTTCTAATATAGCATCAATTTTTGCAAATGTTTGGTTATCAAAAATAGATAATGAGTCAAAAGAAGAGATGATATTAGCCTCTTTACTACAAGAGACGGGAAAATTTATCTTAGCAGAGTTAATAATTTCAAATAACAAAACAAAAGAGTTTATAGATTTAATTAATAGTGGAGAAGATTTAACAAAAATTGAACAAGAAATTTTAGAAACAACTACCTCTAAAACAACAGCAGAAATTTTTAAACATTGGAAATTAAGTTCAAACTTAGTAAAAATGATTGAATTTGTTGATGATATAGAAAATTGTGAAGAAGAGTATAAACAAAAAGCTCAAATATTAAATATTATTAAAACTGTTTGTAATCCAAAAGAGTTATTTACAGAAAAAAGTATAGAAAAAGCCCTATTTAAATCTGATAAATATAATTTTGATAAAAAACTTTTAGCTGAATCAATTATTTTTGTTAGAGATAAAATTAGAGGAGTAAATTAA
- a CDS encoding acetyl-CoA carboxylase biotin carboxylase subunit, translating to MKKINKVLIANRGEIALRIIRACKELEIKSVAIFSEVDIEGVWVRKADECYPILGDVVQAYLDYEKIISIAKKSDCDAIHPGYGFLSENADFARACEQNGLIFIGPKPEHIELFGDKMASKVAMKKVGVPVLEGTDEPISDPNEAAKIAKEIGFPVIIKAAFGGGGRGMRIVREEKDFKELYESASNEALKYFGRGETFIEKYVENPRHIEIQIIADKYGNVLHLGERDCSIQRRHQKVIEIAPSPRLNNEARKELYRIATKAMFKLGYESVGTVEFLLDPNDNIYFIEMNTRVQVEHPVTETITGVDIIQRMIQIAEGDKMIFLQEEINFRGYSIEFRINAENPLKGFMPSVGTVSKYLTPGGPGVRLDSALYTGYKVPPNYDSMVGKLIVWAIDWEGCVKKAKRALDEFYIEGFPTNIPLHREIVRDQDFKDGKFTTNYLDTKMDIFTLNSQDNIQEEEEKIENLKKLIATINSKNIATRH from the coding sequence ATGAAAAAGATTAATAAAGTACTTATAGCAAATCGTGGAGAGATTGCTTTAAGAATCATAAGAGCTTGTAAAGAGCTTGAAATTAAAAGTGTTGCAATATTCTCTGAAGTTGATATTGAAGGTGTTTGGGTTAGAAAAGCAGATGAGTGCTACCCAATTTTAGGAGATGTTGTTCAAGCTTATTTAGATTATGAAAAAATTATATCTATTGCAAAAAAATCTGATTGCGATGCAATTCACCCAGGATATGGATTTTTAAGTGAAAATGCTGATTTTGCTAGAGCTTGTGAACAAAATGGCTTAATTTTCATTGGTCCAAAACCAGAACATATAGAACTTTTTGGTGATAAAATGGCTTCAAAAGTAGCTATGAAAAAAGTTGGAGTTCCAGTACTTGAAGGAACAGATGAACCAATTAGTGATCCAAATGAAGCTGCTAAAATTGCAAAAGAGATAGGTTTCCCTGTTATCATCAAAGCTGCATTTGGTGGTGGTGGAAGAGGTATGAGAATAGTAAGAGAAGAGAAAGACTTTAAAGAACTATATGAGAGTGCCTCAAATGAAGCTTTAAAATATTTTGGTAGAGGGGAAACATTTATTGAAAAATATGTTGAAAATCCAAGACATATAGAAATTCAAATTATTGCTGATAAATATGGAAATGTATTACACTTAGGAGAGAGAGATTGTTCTATCCAAAGAAGACATCAAAAAGTTATCGAAATAGCTCCAAGCCCTAGATTAAACAATGAAGCTAGAAAAGAGCTTTATAGAATCGCTACAAAAGCTATGTTTAAACTAGGATATGAAAGCGTTGGAACAGTTGAGTTTTTACTAGACCCAAATGACAATATCTATTTTATTGAGATGAATACAAGAGTTCAAGTTGAGCATCCTGTAACTGAAACTATCACTGGTGTTGATATTATTCAAAGAATGATACAAATTGCTGAAGGTGATAAAATGATATTCTTGCAAGAAGAGATTAACTTTAGAGGATATTCAATAGAGTTTAGAATAAATGCTGAAAATCCATTAAAAGGATTTATGCCATCTGTTGGAACTGTAAGTAAATACTTAACTCCAGGAGGACCTGGTGTAAGACTTGATTCTGCACTTTATACAGGATACAAAGTTCCACCAAATTATGACTCAATGGTTGGAAAACTTATCGTTTGGGCAATTGACTGGGAAGGTTGTGTTAAAAAAGCAAAAAGAGCTTTAGATGAGTTCTATATTGAAGGTTTCCCTACAAATATTCCACTTCATAGAGAAATTGTAAGAGACCAAGATTTTAAAGATGGAAAATTTACAACAAACTATCTTGATACAAAAATGGATATTTTCACTCTTAATAGCCAAGATAATATTCAAGAAGAAGAAGAAAAAATCGAAAATCTTAAAAAACTAATAGCTACAATTAACTCAAAAAATATAGCTACAAGACATTAA
- a CDS encoding DMT family transporter — translation MKSFSFDLKLLSLIFIVLLFFASNSILARMAIATQNIDAFTFTFLRTISAMFVLLAIFFYKNRNLRISLKTNYLSGFMFFLYAICFSYSYINMLAGIGTLILFTVVQLTMIILALLSQEKLTLNKSLGIIIAFVGLVYLLYPKDDFTLSYFHTFLMFLSGIAWAIFSVLGKKSQNATLDTADSFFKATIFTLIFGIFYIFIFESSFKINFTTFIMATISGSITTAFGVFLWYKILPKMQIITASLVQLVVPILAIFLSVIFLKESITLELIISTFIILFGIFLALYKKRV, via the coding sequence ATGAAAAGTTTTAGTTTTGATTTAAAATTACTAAGTTTAATTTTTATAGTTTTACTATTTTTCGCCTCAAACTCAATTTTAGCTAGAATGGCTATAGCTACACAAAATATTGATGCTTTTACTTTTACATTTTTACGAACCATATCAGCTATGTTTGTTCTTTTAGCAATATTTTTTTATAAAAATAGAAATTTAAGAATATCATTAAAAACAAACTATCTTAGCGGTTTTATGTTCTTTTTATATGCAATTTGTTTCTCTTATTCATATATAAATATGCTTGCAGGTATTGGAACTTTGATCCTATTTACAGTTGTTCAGCTAACTATGATTATTTTAGCACTACTTTCTCAAGAAAAACTAACTTTAAATAAAAGTTTGGGAATAATCATAGCTTTTGTTGGATTAGTCTATCTTTTATACCCAAAAGATGATTTTACTCTCTCATATTTTCACACTTTTTTGATGTTCCTATCTGGAATTGCTTGGGCTATTTTTAGTGTACTTGGTAAAAAATCACAAAATGCAACCTTAGATACAGCAGATAGTTTTTTTAAAGCTACTATTTTTACTCTAATATTTGGAATTTTTTATATATTTATTTTTGAAAGTAGTTTTAAAATAAATTTTACTACTTTTATTATGGCAACTATTTCTGGTTCAATAACTACTGCTTTTGGAGTATTCCTTTGGTATAAGATTTTACCAAAAATGCAGATTATTACTGCAAGTTTAGTTCAATTAGTAGTTCCTATATTAGCCATATTTTTAAGTGTTATATTTTTAAAAGAATCTATTACATTAGAGCTTATTATATCAACTTTTATAATTCTTTTTGGAATATTTTTGGCTTTATATAAAAAAAGAGTTTAA
- a CDS encoding DUF2798 domain-containing protein yields the protein MIDKKYERYVFAFLMGTIMSFIMSFIISFINLGLIDGFFVKWMEAFFKAAVCAIPIISIVAPRVKRVVERIVRD from the coding sequence ATGATAGATAAAAAGTATGAGAGATATGTTTTTGCTTTTCTTATGGGGACAATTATGAGTTTTATAATGAGTTTTATAATTTCATTTATAAATTTAGGTTTGATTGATGGATTTTTTGTAAAATGGATGGAAGCATTTTTTAAAGCTGCTGTTTGTGCTATACCTATTATTTCTATTGTTGCACCAAGAGTAAAAAGAGTTGTTGAAAGAATAGTAAGAGATTAA
- a CDS encoding GGDEF domain-containing response regulator → MNILFVEEDLKIINQINREFNQSNHSFILLNNHKKLKVLLKNSKYIDLIITSLDFTDLNCFEYLKMIRDINKDISIVVLSSNDFTFSVKSIVDLKIDCYIDKNNFLGKLKSILNLLDYKIQSERLNKTFKEFSFYSETDLNGNIIEVSDSLCELTGYRKEQLIGQKHSILKHPNDEYIKYQDLWKTIISGNSWCGELQINDKSGNSIWYRTIIFPKMDSCGKIVAYGAKRQDITDKIEFERLSMTDSLTGLHNRRYFDKIFKNEINRAKRIKEDLILMIIDIDKFKLYNDYYGHLNADEVLKKIANILQMNYNRANDFIFRLCKEEFAILTSSDNSEKALLYVEKMRKEIENTKINHIKTENKILTISIGIFVLRPEDNFTENEIYDFADIALYKAKKALGNKVIIYK, encoded by the coding sequence ATGAATATACTATTTGTTGAAGAAGATTTAAAAATAATAAATCAAATAAATAGAGAGTTCAATCAATCAAATCATAGTTTTATTTTATTAAATAATCATAAAAAGCTAAAAGTTTTATTAAAAAATTCAAAATATATTGATTTGATTATTACTAGTTTAGATTTCACAGATTTAAATTGTTTTGAATATTTAAAAATGATTAGAGATATAAATAAGGATATTTCTATTGTTGTTTTATCTTCAAATGATTTTACTTTTTCAGTTAAAAGTATAGTAGATTTAAAAATAGATTGTTATATAGATAAAAATAATTTTTTAGGAAAATTAAAATCTATCTTAAATTTGCTAGATTATAAAATACAGAGTGAAAGATTAAATAAGACATTTAAAGAGTTCTCTTTTTATTCAGAAACAGATTTGAATGGGAATATTATAGAGGTTAGCGACTCTTTATGTGAACTTACAGGATATCGTAAAGAACAATTAATTGGACAAAAACACTCTATTTTAAAACATCCAAATGATGAATATATTAAATATCAAGATTTATGGAAAACTATAATAAGTGGAAACTCTTGGTGTGGTGAATTACAAATAAATGATAAAAGTGGTAATTCAATTTGGTATAGAACTATAATATTCCCCAAAATGGATAGTTGTGGAAAAATTGTAGCATATGGTGCAAAAAGACAAGATATTACTGATAAAATAGAGTTTGAACGATTAAGTATGACGGATAGTTTAACTGGTTTACATAATAGAAGATATTTTGATAAGATATTTAAAAATGAGATAAATAGAGCAAAAAGAATAAAAGAAGATTTGATTCTTATGATAATTGATATAGATAAATTCAAGTTATATAATGACTATTATGGTCATTTAAATGCTGATGAAGTTTTAAAAAAGATAGCAAATATCTTGCAAATGAATTATAATAGAGCAAACGATTTTATTTTTAGATTATGCAAAGAAGAGTTTGCGATTTTAACTAGTAGTGATAACTCTGAAAAGGCTCTTTTATATGTAGAAAAGATGAGAAAAGAGATAGAAAATACAAAAATTAATCATATTAAAACAGAAAATAAGATTTTAACAATATCAATAGGAATCTTTGTATTGAGGCCTGAAGATAATTTTACAGAAAATGAGATATATGATTTTGCAGATATTGCTTTATATAAAGCAAAAAAGGCTTTAGGAAATAAAGTAATTATCTATAAATAG
- a CDS encoding PAS domain-containing protein, which yields MEIEIELSKDTIIVTQTNEKGIIEFANEDFCKISGYTLNELVGNPHNMIRHKDMPKWAFEDLWKTIKSGRMWKGIVKNRTKNGGYYWVKANVYSSKNSDGSLRYISARAKPTKDEINKAILAYQNIVGKNAF from the coding sequence ATGGAAATAGAAATAGAGTTATCAAAAGATACAATTATAGTAACACAAACCAATGAAAAAGGAATAATAGAATTTGCCAATGAGGATTTTTGTAAGATTTCAGGTTATACATTAAATGAACTTGTTGGAAATCCACATAATATGATTAGGCATAAAGATATGCCAAAGTGGGCTTTTGAAGATTTATGGAAAACTATAAAATCTGGAAGAATGTGGAAAGGGATAGTAAAAAATAGAACTAAAAATGGTGGATATTATTGGGTAAAAGCGAATGTATATTCTTCAAAAAATAGTGATGGTTCTCTTAGGTATATATCTGCTAGGGCAAAACCAACAAAAGATGAGATTAATAAAGCAATTTTAGCATATCAAAATATAGTGGGTAAAAATGCTTTTTAA
- a CDS encoding helix-turn-helix domain-containing protein, with translation MFEENPEIFLDEVVNNVKKERISRNISQLKLANILDFSSPNYIAKIETRKHGVTYNLVHLCKIAKAFNLEVVDLLPKK, from the coding sequence GTGTTTGAAGAAAATCCAGAAATATTTTTAGATGAAGTAGTAAATAATGTTAAAAAAGAGAGAATTTCAAGAAATATTAGTCAGCTAAAATTGGCAAATATATTAGATTTCTCTTCACCAAATTATATAGCTAAAATAGAGACCAGAAAACATGGTGTTACATATAATTTAGTTCACTTATGTAAAATAGCAAAAGCTTTTAATTTGGAAGTTGTTGATTTACTTCCAAAAAAATAA
- a CDS encoding protein adenylyltransferase SelO: MKIDELEIENDFFRFDSSFYELVKATPLKEPRLISFSKSACDLIGLDYSECEKKEFIDFLNGKKLLKNSTPYATVYAGHQFGHFVAQLGDGRAINLGILNGYHLQTKGSGVTRYSRQGDGRAILRSSIREYLLSEAMQGLNIPTTRALAIISSKTEVSRDWKLESCAIVLRLSPSFIRVGTFEYFARTKDAKNNILKLADLLIEQVYKDLKDKDNKYELMFFELVDRSAKLLALWQSYGFCHGVLNTDNFSVAGLTIDYGPYAFMDYFEHDYICNHTDYEGRYSYKNQPYIARWNLLVLADSLTEICNYENLKNYMKNFLPIFEKEFLSFMSKRVGLDCNKSADSNFTLIFELQNALQSSKIDYNYFFYCLTNLKSFSNINEILEFCKNPTALKSWFSKYEKVCLEQNSSFDARLEIMKKVNPKYILKNYIIEEAIKKAQNNDFSLVNDLLKIAQNPFDEHKDFERYSKPTPQQFSNIKLSCLS; the protein is encoded by the coding sequence TTGAAAATTGATGAATTAGAAATAGAAAATGATTTTTTTAGGTTTGATAGTAGTTTTTATGAGTTAGTTAAAGCAACTCCACTAAAAGAGCCTAGATTAATCTCTTTTAGTAAGAGTGCATGTGATTTAATAGGACTTGATTATAGTGAGTGTGAAAAAAAAGAGTTTATTGATTTTTTAAATGGTAAAAAATTATTAAAAAACTCCACTCCTTATGCCACTGTTTATGCAGGACATCAATTTGGACATTTTGTTGCACAATTAGGTGATGGACGAGCTATAAATTTGGGTATTTTAAATGGCTATCATCTTCAAACAAAAGGTTCTGGAGTTACAAGATACTCAAGACAAGGAGATGGACGAGCTATTTTAAGGTCAAGTATTAGAGAGTATTTATTAAGTGAAGCAATGCAAGGTTTAAATATTCCTACAACAAGAGCATTAGCAATAATAAGCTCAAAAACAGAAGTTTCAAGAGATTGGAAACTTGAATCTTGTGCCATTGTTTTAAGGCTTAGTCCTAGTTTTATTAGAGTAGGAACTTTTGAATATTTTGCTAGAACAAAAGATGCAAAAAATAATATTTTGAAACTTGCTGATTTACTAATAGAACAAGTATATAAAGATTTAAAAGATAAAGATAATAAATATGAATTGATGTTTTTTGAATTAGTTGATAGAAGTGCAAAACTTTTAGCACTTTGGCAAAGTTATGGATTTTGTCATGGAGTTTTAAATACAGATAATTTTAGTGTTGCTGGACTTACTATTGATTATGGACCTTATGCTTTTATGGACTATTTTGAACATGACTATATATGTAATCATACAGATTATGAAGGGCGATACTCTTATAAAAATCAGCCTTATATTGCAAGATGGAATTTGTTGGTTTTAGCAGATAGTTTAACAGAAATTTGTAACTATGAAAATTTGAAAAATTATATGAAAAACTTTTTGCCAATTTTTGAAAAAGAGTTTTTAAGTTTTATGAGTAAAAGAGTTGGTTTGGATTGTAATAAAAGTGCAGACTCCAATTTTACACTTATTTTTGAGCTTCAAAATGCTTTACAAAGTTCAAAAATAGATTATAATTACTTCTTTTATTGTTTGACAAACCTTAAATCATTTTCAAATATCAATGAAATTTTAGAATTTTGTAAAAATCCAACTGCTTTAAAATCTTGGTTTTCAAAGTATGAAAAGGTATGTTTAGAACAAAATAGTAGTTTTGATGCTAGATTAGAGATTATGAAAAAAGTAAATCCTAAATATATTTTGAAAAACTACATAATTGAAGAGGCTATAAAAAAAGCACAAAATAATGATTTCTCTTTAGTTAATGATTTACTAAAGATTGCACAAAATCCTTTTGATGAGCATAAAGATTTTGAAAGATATTCAAAACCAACTCCACAACAATTTTCAAATATAAAACTTAGTTGCTTATCATAA
- a CDS encoding PAS domain-containing protein, translated as MSKEVFLEQETIIVSQTNEKGIIIFANADFCTISGYELEELVGNPHNMVRHKDMPKWAFEDLWKTIKSGKIWKGIVKNRTKDGGYYWVNATVFPSKSVDGSIRYISVRVKPTKEEIENAENLYK; from the coding sequence ATGAGTAAAGAAGTTTTTTTGGAACAAGAAACTATTATAGTTTCACAAACAAATGAAAAAGGTATTATTATTTTTGCAAATGCAGATTTTTGTACGATTTCAGGGTATGAGTTAGAAGAGTTAGTTGGTAATCCTCATAATATGGTAAGACATAAAGATATGCCAAAATGGGCTTTTGAAGATTTATGGAAAACCATAAAATCTGGAAAAATTTGGAAAGGAATAGTAAAAAATAGAACAAAAGATGGTGGATATTATTGGGTAAATGCAACCGTATTTCCTTCAAAAAGTGTTGATGGGTCTATTAGATATATCTCTGTTAGGGTAAAACCAACAAAAGAAGAGATAGAAAATGCAGAAAATCTTTATAAATAG
- a CDS encoding methyl-accepting chemotaxis protein: MFFNTYKEDKLLTEAIDTNYAVIYFKPDSTIIKANKYFLDTMGYSLNEIVTKPHSMFCEEKFRTTKEYKESWENLREGKSITAEFQRVKKDGDLIFLRASYMPIIENGKVTKIVKLAQDITKNRLRNLFYIGQVKAINKSNAVIEFDMNGNILNANDNFLNAVGYTKDEIVGKHHSIFCEETYKNSNDYKEFWKKLNSGEFDSGEYLRIGKNGKKVFIQASYNPILDLEGDPFKVVKYAVDITDKKNTMLEIQKEIQELSSSLNKLSVASSNMLEESKFSMESAYSVANATQDLNNIILDLSKKIDEMVKSITTISQNAANSEKIAMKAQEQSKESAKAMVRLNEESTKISQTINIISQIAFQTNILSLNAAVEAATAGEAGKGFAVVAQEVRNLATRSNEAAKNITSVIEFIQSLVKESLNSIHSIDDTIEEINNMSKDISHSMSEQRETSFDLSNSAKQSSQSLNEVSQTMQKVSLSVEETQKEAEVTKNSSNDLIKVSNRLIETLKNLK, from the coding sequence ATGTTTTTTAATACATATAAAGAGGATAAACTTTTAACAGAAGCTATAGATACAAATTATGCAGTAATCTACTTCAAGCCCGATTCTACAATCATTAAAGCAAATAAATACTTTTTAGATACTATGGGATATAGTTTAAATGAAATTGTTACAAAACCACACAGTATGTTCTGTGAAGAGAAGTTTCGCACTACAAAAGAGTACAAAGAAAGTTGGGAAAACTTAAGAGAAGGGAAAAGTATAACCGCAGAGTTTCAAAGAGTAAAAAAAGATGGTGATTTAATATTTTTAAGAGCCTCTTATATGCCAATAATTGAAAATGGAAAAGTAACTAAAATTGTAAAATTAGCTCAAGATATTACAAAAAATAGATTAAGAAACCTTTTTTATATTGGTCAAGTAAAAGCTATAAATAAATCAAATGCTGTTATTGAGTTTGATATGAATGGAAATATTCTAAATGCAAATGATAATTTTTTAAATGCTGTTGGTTACACTAAAGATGAAATTGTAGGAAAACATCACTCAATTTTTTGTGAAGAAACTTATAAAAATTCAAATGATTACAAAGAGTTTTGGAAAAAACTAAATAGTGGAGAGTTTGATAGTGGAGAGTATTTAAGAATTGGTAAGAATGGTAAAAAAGTTTTTATACAAGCTAGTTACAATCCTATTCTTGACTTAGAAGGAGATCCTTTTAAAGTTGTAAAATATGCTGTTGATATAACTGATAAAAAAAATACAATGCTTGAAATTCAAAAAGAGATTCAAGAATTAAGTTCATCATTAAATAAACTTTCAGTAGCTTCTAGTAATATGCTTGAAGAATCAAAATTCTCTATGGAAAGTGCTTATAGTGTTGCAAATGCTACACAAGATTTAAATAATATAATTCTAGATTTAAGTAAAAAGATAGATGAGATGGTAAAATCTATTACAACTATCTCTCAAAATGCAGCAAATAGTGAAAAAATCGCTATGAAAGCTCAAGAGCAATCAAAAGAGAGTGCTAAAGCAATGGTTAGATTAAATGAAGAATCTACAAAAATTAGCCAAACAATAAACATTATTTCTCAAATTGCATTTCAAACAAATATTCTTTCCCTTAATGCAGCAGTTGAAGCAGCAACAGCAGGAGAAGCAGGAAAAGGATTTGCAGTTGTAGCTCAAGAGGTAAGAAACCTAGCAACTAGATCAAATGAAGCTGCAAAAAATATAACTAGTGTTATTGAGTTTATTCAATCTTTAGTAAAAGAGTCTCTTAATTCAATTCATAGTATTGATGATACTATTGAAGAGATAAATAATATGTCAAAAGATATTTCACACTCTATGAGTGAGCAAAGAGAAACCTCTTTTGACCTCTCAAATAGTGCAAAACAAAGTAGCCAAAGTTTAAATGAAGTTTCACAAACTATGCAAAAAGTATCTCTTTCAGTAGAAGAAACACAAAAAGAAGCAGAAGTTACAAAAAATAGTTCAAATGATTTAATAAAAGTTTCAAATAGATTAATTGAGACTCTAAAAAACTTAAAGTAA